The sequence TTGTTTAAGCTTGCTACTTAGAGGGAGCTTTACCGTGACATAGCATAATGAACCGTGCAGTTCGGGGATCGGACAGCTTCTAGCTCCATACCTGTCACTAATCGATCTTAACTTATATCCATAGCTCTCTTTATTGCCTTTAGCTTTGGCGAATAAATCATAAGAGAGGTGTTGATGATCGCGGATTTTAATTGCCAGATCTTTTTCTGGCAATTGAGGCATCAGTTTCGCGAGGAAAGACTGCACTTTTATATGGAAATTAGCTGAATTTGCACGAATATCTTCACCCGTCGCTAACAATACAACTCTTATTTTTCTTGCTCGGTAATCATCCTGGCTATGGAGCGTTTGCGCTTCATGATACTCAGGATTATAGAAAAATATGATCTGCTCCGCGGTTGGGAAACAATACGCTTCAGTGTGAAAACGCACTACTGGTAACTTATCGTTAGTGATCACATGGAGGTTATATAACTCTTCTTGCTCCGCGAGATTGAAAATAATGCGGCTAAGGGTCTGATAACAGGTTTTATAATCTGGGTAATGAGCTAATAAAGCATCCGTTACTTTAATCTCTGCAGTGATATATTGATTACTTCTAACGTCCTTGGGAATGTACACTTTTTGTTGATGACTGCGGGACATAAATCTTCCTTGTAATAAGTGAACCATGTGCAACTTGGTGCTAATCCTAGCAACAATCTGTCACAACGGTTTAATACGGTAATAAGCTGTTACGAAACTTGTTAAGCGAACCCTGCGATAAAACATGCTTTACCAGCTAGTAATATCATACCCTTATATTATTATTTATTTATTAAAATCAATATACAGAAAATCAATTTAATAAACAAAAACACCAGTCCTCACGTTACAAGTATACTTATATCATAAATTAGTAAATAGCGACGAGTTCTCGATGTTTATCTCTTTCGGCCTTGTATCGGAAAAGTCGATAAAAGCTCCATGGCTTGCAAGTTACAATATTCAAGCGATTGATTTATTTCATCTAAGCTAATAGCTAGATCATCTAGAATACCCTGATTAATTAACGCTTCCTTGGTATATACCCCTGGTTCAGCATTAATCACGGCAATACGCGAAGCAATATAGAGTAATTTGCTATTGGCTGCTTGTTCGGCAAGCTCTACACTATTGAACTCAGCAATGGGCTGTATAATGGAGTCGGGTAAATTCCATAGCTTTAACAATTCAGTGGTGCAATCAGCAAAGGTAAAGCCAAACATCTCGTGCTGGCGAAGCCAAGGGGTTTCGTCGCTATCATAGCCTTCACAATATCTGACTTTATCAGGCTCGCTGTGGACAATGGCCAGCATTCCCAAATTATGAAATAGCCCCGACAAAAATATATTGTCAGTATTAGGGATCTGCTTATCTTTTGAAAAGTACTGACAAATCAAAGCACAATCTACACTTATCTCCCAAAATTTATCCATATCAGCGACTTTAGGATCTATGCCAGAAAATGCCGCGGTAATGCCATACGCATTCACCAGATTCTTTACCTGCTTGATACCCAGTAAGACTAATGCTTTAGCAAGACTGTCTATCTCTCTTGGCATACTGAACATTGCACTATTAGCGATTTTTAAAATCGATGCGGCAATAGCGGGTTCATAGGCAATGGCATCGGCCAACTCCTCCATACTGCAACCATCACTGGATAACATTCGGTTCAATGTCATATAAACATCAGATAGCACACAGAGTTCTTGCGCTTGCATAGCATAATCAAGAGGTAACTTTGACATTAGGTTCAACTAGTTCGGATTGGGTAATACTAATAATAGTTAACGCATTGATTTGTTCAATGCCAGTAACACGGGGACAAGGTTAATCTGTTTGAATAAAGTAGATTCAGCCCCAAATATCCGCAACATAGCGACAAGAAATAGGTATTTCCATATACAAAAAACGCCCTCCTCATGGTGCTGCCATACAATTTAGCTGCACAATGATAAAGGGCGTATCTTCAAAGCCAGTGAACGCGTTAACAAGCATGCGTTCTGTTAATCGCTTATTCTAGCTTTCTAGCTTTCTAGCTTTTCAACGTTCTACATTTTAGTCTAAACTGTTGAATTAGTTTATTTATAAAAAACTTCGACCTTGCCTTTTATCGTCATCAAAAGCGGTTGCCCGCGACGATCTAACGCTTTATGTGATGGGACTTTTACCCAAGCTTCACTGATGCAATATTCTTCGACATCAAAACGCTCTTTGCCATTCAGTATAATACCTATCTCGTGCTCGAAAATTGCTGCCACATGGTGTGGGCTACGGGGATTGCCGGAAAGGCGATCGGGTAAAGCTGGTTGCGAAGTTGTGTCGGTCATGGTCTGGCCTGTAGTAAAGAAGTGTAATATATAATCGCGCTATTGTAGGCAAAACAGGCCTTATGCTCAAGAGAGGCTGTCATAAATGTTGTGGACTACCTCTGTTCTCAAGACAATAGCCAGTCAATAAGATTTAAATAACGTTTATTCTGACCCAAATGATTCACTAATTTCGCCTTATTCCCTACTTATTTAAAGATAGATACTGAGCTTTACTGGACACCTTAAAAGCAGTAACAGCTGAAAATATACACTGGATGACAGAGCAAGAAATTGCCCGATATGGCTTAGAGATCCCCTCATTTTTCAATTTTAAATAATCCCGAAAATTGAACGGTAAATAGGCTGGTTTTTAAGGTAACGATAAAAATTATCCATTAGAGGTTCTGCCCACTCTTCTCGCATCGTGGGTAACAGTTCATAGTAAATACAACCTTGGCGAAACAGAGAGTATGAGCGAGTTTTACTGGTATTTGCCTTTATTGTCTTTTCCAAGTCAGCATCCTCGCCCGCTTTTCCTAGTAGCGTCAGCAAGCCTATCGCCAAGGCGCTTAGCAAAAACAACCGGTCTCTACGTACCGGGGAACGCGTGTAGGTGGCACTCATCCCCATGCCAAAACGATAGTCTTTAATGTCACGAAAAGTCGTCTCTATCCCCCTACACGCGTTCCCCGGTACGTAGAGACCGGTTGTTTTTGCTAAGCGCCTTGGCGATAGGCTTGCTGACGCTACTAGGAAAAGCGGGCGAGGATGCTGACTTGGAAAAGACAATAAAGGCAAATACCAGTAAAACTCGCTCATACTCTCTGTTTCGCCAAGGTTGTATTTACTATGAACTGTTACCCACGATGCGAGAAGAGTGGGCAGAACCTCTAATGGATAATTTTTATCGTTACCTTAAAAACCAGCCTATTTACCGTTCAATTTTCGGGATTATTTAAAATTGAAAAATGAGGGGATCTCTAAGGTTTGTACCAGTCTTTTTTACTCTTACCACGACTTGAAGCCCAATCTAAAATTTCAGGATAATCCAAAGACAAATCCACTTTCTCTTTTGGGTGCTCCCATACTTGCGGGATGATCATCGCCCAAGGTAAATTATCTTCTGTCTGGTAAAATTTATCAGTGCTTTTATCTGTATCATCATGATTTGAACCAAATTGTCTTTTCGATGCGAACTTGGTTGGTCGATAACCAGGGAAATGTACTTCAATAACTTCACCATTGCCCAGTTTGCGTGAAATATACGTATTATAAGGTGCTGAACCAAATAAGTTCTCATCCACTGGATTTTTTAAGCTGATGGTTACAGTAAGCATTGCACCTGTCACTTTAGGACTATTCGGTTCTGTATTAGCAAATTTAAACCCATTTGGGGTCGGTAAAGCCAGGGTCAGATCGTGAACGTTATTTGAGCCGTTTCAGCAAAATATTGACCTGATCAAGTGCTTGTGATCTTATACTCCTTTTTAAGGAGTCTCATTATGTATATTGAATCATTCAAAGAGCATTTTGGCGCGATTGACGACCACCGCCAAAGTGCAAAAATCACCTATCCATTGTTCGATATATTGTTCGGTTCTCTTTGCGCTGTTATTGCAGGTTCGAATGGTTGGTTCGATATCCGAGAATACATTCTTGGTCACCACCATTGGTTCAAAACGCAAAAAATGTTTACAGGCGGGATCCCTACTGACGATACAATTGCTAGAACAATTTCTGTGATTAATCCTGATAGTTTTAACGAGTGTTTTCTAGCATGGATGCAATCGGTTCACCAGCTAACTAATGGGGAAGTCATTGCGATTGATGGAAAAACGCTACGCGGCTCATATAATCGTGATGACCGAAACAGCACTATTCATATGATAAGTGCTTATGCTTCAGCAAATAAGCTGGTACTTGGTCAATTAAAATCAGACCAAAAAAGTAATGAAATTACGGCAATCCCAGAGCTTTTAAAAATGCTAGATCTACGCGGAGCGCTAGTGACAATCGATGCTATGGGCTGTCAAACGGCTATTGCTAAAGCGATCATCGACAAAGGTGGTGATTACCTACTGGCTGTAAAAAGCAATCAAGGCCACTTAGCTAAAGCGGTAAATCAAGCTTTTAGTCAGCATCGTTCAGCAGGCTTAAGTAATGATGATTTCAATATAGAAACAGGCCATGGTCGTATTGAAAATCGAACGTGCTATGTTTTAAATTCGGCTGAACTCGAAGGTGATTTCTCACGCTGGGAAGCACTCAAATGCATTGTTATGGTTGAAAGTTTTAGGGCGGTTAAAGGTAAGGCGATAAGCCTTGAATATCGTTACTATATTAGTTCGAAAGAGTTATCAGCAGAGCAAGCCTTAAGTGCTACTCGTGAACATTGGGGTATCGAGTCAATGCACTGGGTCTTGGATGTCAACATGAACGAAGATACATGCCAGATATACAAAAATAACGGCGCTGAAAATCTAGCTTACTTGAGGCATATGGCTCTCAACATGCTTAGAAAAGAACCGACCAAACTCAGCATCGTTGGTAAACAAAAGCGCTGCTTAATGAATCCTCAACATCTAGAGAAAGTTTTACTCGCTGGATTATGTAGCTCGACTAAAAAATAAACACTCATGCGGTCGCCCTGTCGGTAAAGCATCTTCAATATCATCGATAATAACAAACATAGTCTGATTACCATCTGCAATCGGCGTTAATGGTACAGCATTAGAAACCGGCCCCATGGTTGCGGATGCGATATTCGTAATGGGGGTATTAATACTGACCTGAAGTGCATTTTTATATGACGTGCCCCTCGCGACTGGTTGAAGTTTAAGGATAACTTTACTTATCTGTCCATCAACTTTCGTCTCTGTCGTATTATAATTAATCACAACATCATTAAAGTCATAATCACCTTTACTGGGCCAAAAATCTTCAAAAGCCATTGTCCCCATCTGATTCTCCGCGGGTGAGTAAGCAGTGCTACTGACTAACGGCACTGGTACATCGGCCACCTCTAACGGAGAAGTATCATAAAGATTAACCTCAAGACCATCACTAAAATTATCCTTATCACTATCAGCATCGAGGGGGTCTGTAAGATGAAGATTAAGTTCTTCATTATCGGTCAAGCCATCACCATCGTATCGGCCAGTTTAGGGTCTGTTGCTAACTCATTCACTTCAACTTCATCAGATAATCCATCGCCATCGGTATCAATTAATCCTGGGTCAGTATTAAGTATGTTTACTTCGTATTCATCTGAAAACCCATCCCCATCCGTATCCAATAAAATCGGATCCGAATTATAAAATATAACTTCCTCTAAATCGGTCAGCGTATCTTGGTCTGTGTCACTTAAAAGCGGATCTGAGCCGTAAACAGTCACTTCTTCAAAGTCATTTAACCCATCGTTATCAGTATCAGGATCTGTCGGTGATGTATTTAAAATATCAGTTTCATCACTATTAGATAATCCATCTCCATCAAGATCATCTGGATTTACAACCGCTTCCGCAGTGGGATTATTCAATGTTGCCAAGGTATTTTCTAAATCTATTTCAGCTTGAGTTTGCTGTGTTTGCACATTCAATGCATATACATAAACATCACCAGGTAAACTTTTTTTGATCTTCTTATTATGTGCGCCAACGGTAACATAGCTTTCAGAAACAGCCACTGCATGGCCAAAATTATCCTGTGAGGCACCGTCTGCCGCTGTAAATGAAAATTGCTCCAGCCAAACATCACCAACAAGATGGAACAGAACAACGCTTCCTGATGATGAATTCCTATTTTCAGCACCAATCACTATATGCTCGCCAACAATCGCGACTGAATTACCAAATTGATCGCCAGAAGCTCCCGTACTAGCGGTCAGCTTGGCTTGATTAGTCCATACATCATCTTTGCGTTTATATACGTAAACAGCCCCCTTTTTAATCTCATTATTTCCATGGGGATTACTTTCCATCCCAGCACCAACAACCGCATAATCTTTAGAAATAGCCACTGATAATGCGTAATTAGCAGCACGAGTCACTAAGCCTCCTTTTAGTGTTGCTTGCTTAGTCCAAGTATCATCATAATCATCATATTTATAAACATAAGCAGAACCTTCTTTAGTCTTACCTGACTCACCATCGCCAATGATTAAATAGTCTTCAGATATGTTGACTGCCGCTCCAAATTTTTTACTCTTGAACTCTGAATCAGGAGTGATAGTAGTATTTAATATCCAATTAGATCCCGTACGTTTATAAACATAAACAGCACCATCATCATTCGAGCCTCCTGGCGAAGCAATTACCGCAAGATTGCCCGATATACTGACTGACTGACTGTCCGAAAAAGTCATTGCTCGTTGTCCCCGGTTTCGTCATCTCCCCTTGCTGACTCCAGTTACCATTTTCATAATTAAAAATATAAACTGCACCAGTTTGTCCGCCTTGAAGCTCAGCACTAACAATCACACTCTGATCTGAAATCGCCACTGCACGACCAAACTGTTTAATTGCTTTTTGAGTACCTGAGATAGGGCTTAGGCAACTCGTCATAGTCCAAGTGGATTGATTTCGTAAAAAAATACACGCCTCCCCCTGATCGTTTTGTTTTCCTGGCGTTCCAACAAGGATAAAAGACTCAGTAACGGCCACTGAAGTGCCAAAATTAGCAAATGATTTAGTTGCACCATTAGCAAGCTGCCCCTGTAGCGTAGGCTCAGCATTAAGAGAAAAATGCCATAAGCTGGTCATTAGCAATAAGATAAATAACAGTACATCTGAATATTTTTTTATATTAAGCATAATCGTTTACTCAACTAGGTAGTGAATATGATTAGTTTTATCTATAGGTAGCTCAAGCTCTGCATAACTATCGCCATCAATAACGACGACCATTGATTCTGTATAACTGGTGACAGGCAGCAAACTGGTGTATTTCATCGCCTTGTGGATTTCAGCTTTTTCTAGCAAATTGACTGGCGTATTAGTATCAGGATCAGTTGCTGAATAAACTGAAATAACCGTAAAGTCTTGCATCTGACTAAAAGAGATATCAATTTTCACGGCTCTTTGCATATCAAACGTAAAGCCATCTTCAATTACAACATCGTCAAAAGACGCTATTAACTCAGGCTCTGGTTCAGGTACGGGGTCAGTGTACTCCTCTACTTCCGGTACAGTATCTTCCTCTCCATCTGAGTTTGAACACCCCATAAAGAGCATCATAAACAAGACTGCATAACAGCATATTTTTACTCGGCTTAGATCTCCCATCACTCGATATCCTTTTAGCAAATTTAAGTTGGTTCCCGGTAGACACAGAATCTATAGCTTCGCGAAACCAATCTTCAGTTCTAAAGAGCAATGTTTACGCCAACTGGATAATATTAATAAATAAGGTTTTAAAACAAGACCAAAAAAAACCATAACCAACTGTTAATAAATAGGAAAGAAAGACAACCTCAATATGAAATGATAATGAGCTTACTTAGCTGTATTCTCAAAAAACGATTAAAGTGTGTAATTTGCAATGAACATAGCAAAGTACACATTTCAATATTGCATAATGCAAATGCTGTTACCTCAGCCCCACTAGGGACAAGAGGCGCAAAGAAAATTAAGAGATAATTAAGACACCCATATTTGTTCTCGAACACTTTAGTTTGAGCCATTTAACTAAAGCGAGTTGCTGAGAGGTTGATTTATCACTGTTCTCCATAGAGAATGGCACCTAGTTAGACTAATTTATTCAGTAGCATAGAATTGGAGTTCTTATTAAGATGATGACAAAATGGCCAACACGTTTTCTACAGATGGCAGAGCTCGTTGCATCTTGGAGCAAAGATCCCTCCACTCAAGTTGGTGCGGTGATCACCGAAGATAACCGTATTGTCTCTTTAGGATTTAACGGCTACCCTCACGGGATCTCCGATAGTGCAGAAACCGATAACCGGGAGATGAAACTCTTAAAAACCCTCCATGCAGAAGAGAACGCCATTCTCTATGCTAAACGTGATCTCAGCGGCTGCGAGATCTGGGTTACTCACTTCCCCTGCCCCAACTGCGCTGCAAAGATAATCCAAACGGGTTTGAGCACAGTGCATAGTCCACAACCAAGCGAAGATTTCCTGTCACGCTGGGGGGAGAAGATTAAAATAAGCCAAGATATGTTCGACCAATCCGGCGTTAAAATCGATTGGATGCAGGTAGAGTCCTCAGAATCTGTTTGATCGGTTTATTTAGTTAAGACATCCATTTAAATTCGACAAATATACTCTTTAACTATCAAATTTGCGTCATGCAGACGAAGCCTACTATCAATGCTAAGAAGTGGTCATCAATAGTCCGTTATGAGCGAGTAACGGCTTAATTGAGGTGTGTAACTAGGCGCTATCTAGGACCGTTAGCGACCCTTTCCTTACGCTTTCAGTTTAAAATGTTCAAAATAGCTAGAGAGCTTTTACAAACTCCCTATAGGACAATGAATTCAGGTATGAATCTTGCCTTATTGTAATTCAGCAAGTTCGATTTCTAGTTCAGATATGTCCTCTTCTTTTTCTTTAATTTTTCTTTGATACTTTTCAATTTTATCTGTTTCATTGTCTGATTCAGCTTCATTGAGGTCTTGTCTGTATCCCTCTATGTCTGCCATCTTATCATCAATTTTATCGAGTAAATCATCACGTAATCCTTGGATAGAGCAATTCTCTTTAGCGTATTTTAAAGCCTTAGTTAATCCATCAACCTTAAATTCATTGTTGTTAGATTTGGCGATTGATAGCTGATAATTTATTTCACAAAACTTCCTCTCACATGCCTTTAAATCTCTGCAATCTGATGCTGAAGCAAATGCATTACTTGATACACATACAAGGATAAACAGCCCTAATTTGTAGTCTACTTTCACAAAATAATCCTCTGGACGTTATGAAGACAAGTTAAATTCGATTTTATACATGTTGCAAGATTAAGGGAGTGCTAGGCAAGAGGTGAATTAACATTAACCTCTTGGAATAAGTTGGAGTTGAGTAAACTTTAGAATTCAATTTTCGCTATGTACTTCTATTTTAAATATTTTTGTGAGAATACAATAATAATTCCAATCCTTGACTATACGGTTTATATTTTGTCATCCTGACAAATGATAATGATTAAGGCTGCCTGAAAACGAAAACAGGACAGCCTTATCTTTTCATCAGTGATTAATTAGTCTGTTGCTTTAACCACTTAGCCACATCATTACCTAAGGTATTGACCGTGTGCGCCAATACCGAGCATGAGCCTTTAAAACCGCCGAAGAAGCCACCACCCGAATTTCGAGTCTTTTCTGTCGTTGCCAGCATCTCACCATCGACTAGATATGATGCCGTTATACTCGCTGACTTACGGTGACCTATGAAAGCATTTCCCGCGCTGTAAACATCATCAATGGATAACTTTAATACTTTGCCATTAGCGGGTAGTTGATCTACAGCTTTAAGCGAAAGCTTCTGTTTCTTAGCATACTTTAATACAGAGTTTGAGAATTGATTCCCAAGTTCAGCACATTCATTTTCAATATTATCCGCGATATGGCTGTCTGGACGAAAAGGGATATCCATTAAGATATAAACGGTCTTGTCATCAGTCAAGTTCGATAATTTAGTGACCTGCTTAACCGTTTTTTCCACCTTTTGCGTTTGCACTATTTCTGTCTGTGCTATCTCTGTTTGTGCTATTGCTTTATTCGTTTCAAGTGCAGGGCTAGAAGCAGTCTTAGTGGCACCACAGCCACTTAATAGGGCAGCAGTTAGCAAAGATAAAGCGATGTGTTTCATTTTAAGTCCTTTTATAATGATAGTAATTAAGTTGTTTACGCATGACATGTGATAAAAATTAGTCACTTATATTATTTGAGGTGAAAAGTTGAAGCAGTATACATTTATCTACTTCTTTCTAAAACAGTGCTGGAAAAAGACAGATAATAAGTGGAAGTTAAATAAACTTTGGAATGCTAAATCCGACATATCTTCCTAACCCAAATTTTCTAATGGGAGTGGAGACGAGTATAGGAGCAGCGACTAAAAGAAATAACTAAGCCCCCATAGCTAACCTCTTCCATATAAACGACTCACTTGTGTCGGAAAGATTAACTATGCATGTCCATATTGGCTCTCATCTATGTCAGTCCTCAGATGTTCACACTTATCAGGGGCTGGCACATAATAAAGAATTAAACCGGGGCCTGTTCTTTAATTATATCGACAAAGAAAGACTTTAGCGCTTGCTTACTCTCATCGTCTAATGCTTGACCATTTTTATCAGAGACTAGGAATACATTGTCGACTTGCTCTCCAACTGTGGTTATTTTTGCAGAGTGAATGTTAAGCTCAAACAGCCTGAAACCGTTACAGAAGTGGCTCATAAATTGTGGGTTATCGAGTGCGGTAACACTGATAAGCGTTCTATCCTTTTTACGAGAGTGTAAGAACTCAACTTTGGCCTCACTGACGAATGAGCCAATGTTGCTATTAAGGCGTTGTTTAGGCACCTTTCTATTTTCAAACAATACTTGTTTCAGTCTTTTCTTGATACGGTCACGTCGACCCGCAGTTCTTATTGGGTGATGGTCATAATCCAATATTTTTAAAGACTCCACCACATAACCATCTTTAGTTCTGGAGATATTAGCTTGTTGAACTGAAATTTGTAGTGAAGCTAAGGTATTAAATAATGTCACAAACAGGCCTGGCTTATCCTTCATATAAACAAACAGATCACTGCTACCTTTAGTACTGCTTTCATCTAACAAAATAAGTGCATGTTCAGTGGGGTACTTCATCATGGCTTTAGAGTAACGTGCGATGTCACGGGGTTGAGCGTTACTGAAAAATGATAGCGGTAAGCGCTTCCAAAGCTGTTTAATATCATCAGTCGTTTCACTCATTCCCATCAGTTCTAGGGCTTCATTTTTGTGCTCACGGACGATAGTTCGCTGCTCTAGTACATTTTCTAGACCATTACGCAGTGCATAACTAATCGACAAATAGAGATCTCGAAGTAACGTTGCCTTCCAGTTAGTCCACAAATCATCATTGGTCGCCTTAATATCGGCAACCGTTAAGCAATAGAGCGCATCGAGCCTGGCTTTAGTTCCTATCGTTTTAGCAAGATTCTTAACTTCCGAAGGGTCATATATATCTAACCGTTGGGATGATAAAGATAACAATAGATGGTTTTTAACTAACCATACGATCACCTTAGCTTGCGATGGTTTTAGCTCATGAAATTTAGCAAATTGTAACGCGTCGACAGCTCCTAATTCACTGTGATCACCGCCGCGTCCTTTGCCTAAATCATGGAACAAAGCGGCTAACAACAATACCTCTTTATTCTCTATCGCTTTGTAAACAGTACTAGGCTGTACAAGAGAGGGAATTTCAGGTTTATTATTTAGCGAGTATAAGTTTTTAAGTAGCTTATGCGTATGCTCGTCAACGGGGTAAACATGGTACAAGTCGAATTGCATTTGACCTACAATTTCGCGCCACTGCGGAAGATAAGACGCTAAGATCCCATGTTTGTGCATTAATGATAGTGCG is a genomic window of Shewanella psychrophila containing:
- a CDS encoding DUF3297 family protein — translated: MTDTTSQPALPDRLSGNPRSPHHVAAIFEHEIGIILNGKERFDVEEYCISEAWVKVPSHKALDRRGQPLLMTIKGKVEVFYK
- a CDS encoding LruC domain-containing protein codes for the protein MTDNEELNLHLTDPLDADSDKDNFSDGLEVNLYDTSPLEVADVPVPLVSSTAYSPAENQMGTMAFEDFWPSKGDYDFNDVVINYNTTETKVDGQISKVILKLQPVARGTSYKNALQVSINTPITNIASATMGPVSNAVPLTPIADGNQTMFVIIDDIEDALPTGRPHECLFFSRAT
- a CDS encoding ISAs1 family transposase, whose translation is MYIESFKEHFGAIDDHRQSAKITYPLFDILFGSLCAVIAGSNGWFDIREYILGHHHWFKTQKMFTGGIPTDDTIARTISVINPDSFNECFLAWMQSVHQLTNGEVIAIDGKTLRGSYNRDDRNSTIHMISAYASANKLVLGQLKSDQKSNEITAIPELLKMLDLRGALVTIDAMGCQTAIAKAIIDKGGDYLLAVKSNQGHLAKAVNQAFSQHRSAGLSNDDFNIETGHGRIENRTCYVLNSAELEGDFSRWEALKCIVMVESFRAVKGKAISLEYRYYISSKELSAEQALSATREHWGIESMHWVLDVNMNEDTCQIYKNNGAENLAYLRHMALNMLRKEPTKLSIVGKQKRCLMNPQHLEKVLLAGLCSSTKK
- a CDS encoding dCMP deaminase family protein, producing the protein MMTKWPTRFLQMAELVASWSKDPSTQVGAVITEDNRIVSLGFNGYPHGISDSAETDNREMKLLKTLHAEENAILYAKRDLSGCEIWVTHFPCPNCAAKIIQTGLSTVHSPQPSEDFLSRWGEKIKISQDMFDQSGVKIDWMQVESSESV
- a CDS encoding FG-GAP repeat protein; this encodes MTFSDSQSVSISGNLAVIASPGGSNDDGAVYVYKRTGSNWILNTTITPDSEFKSKKFGAAVNISEDYLIIGDGESGKTKEGSAYVYKYDDYDDTWTKQATLKGGLVTRAANYALSVAISKDYAVVGAGMESNPHGNNEIKKGAVYVYKRKDDVWTNQAKLTASTGASGDQFGNSVAIVGEHIVIGAENRNSSSGSVVLFHLVGDVWLEQFSFTAADGASQDNFGHAVAVSESYVTVGAHNKKIKKSLPGDVYVYALNVQTQQTQAEIDLENTLATLNNPTAEAVVNPDDLDGDGLSNSDETDILNTSPTDPDTDNDGLNDFEEVTVYGSDPLLSDTDQDTLTDLEEVIFYNSDPILLDTDGDGFSDEYEVNILNTDPGLIDTDGDGLSDEVEVNELATDPKLADTMVMA
- a CDS encoding DUF3083 family protein codes for the protein MSRSHQQKVYIPKDVRSNQYITAEIKVTDALLAHYPDYKTCYQTLSRIIFNLAEQEELYNLHVITNDKLPVVRFHTEAYCFPTAEQIIFFYNPEYHEAQTLHSQDDYRARKIRVVLLATGEDIRANSANFHIKVQSFLAKLMPQLPEKDLAIKIRDHQHLSYDLFAKAKGNKESYGYKLRSISDRYGARSCPIPELHGSLCYVTVKLPLSSKLKQSLLPKEYTNDFSPLYQKLEDAFIQATSAKQLKRVAMVANGLTPLVRNSKYDLVDGTDEVQMLGFDPNVEEQQYTRHWDGSHLVEMVSFTIAAGEKDCKDGGLGRYLNRVEDALKSLTSELALDKSREELIVRFHQHISYQTPEQLVS
- a CDS encoding DUF1090 domain-containing protein, with protein sequence MKVDYKLGLFILVCVSSNAFASASDCRDLKACERKFCEINYQLSIAKSNNNEFKVDGLTKALKYAKENCSIQGLRDDLLDKIDDKMADIEGYRQDLNEAESDNETDKIEKYQRKIKEKEEDISELEIELAELQ
- a CDS encoding DUF4842 domain-containing protein, yielding MTLALPTPNGFKFANTEPNSPKVTGAMLTVTISLKNPVDENLFGSAPYNTYISRKLGNGEVIEVHFPGYRPTKFASKRQFGSNHDDTDKSTDKFYQTEDNLPWAMIIPQVWEHPKEKVDLSLDYPEILDWASSRGKSKKDWYKP
- a CDS encoding HDOD domain-containing protein, which produces MSKLPLDYAMQAQELCVLSDVYMTLNRMLSSDGCSMEELADAIAYEPAIAASILKIANSAMFSMPREIDSLAKALVLLGIKQVKNLVNAYGITAAFSGIDPKVADMDKFWEISVDCALICQYFSKDKQIPNTDNIFLSGLFHNLGMLAIVHSEPDKVRYCEGYDSDETPWLRQHEMFGFTFADCTTELLKLWNLPDSIIQPIAEFNSVELAEQAANSKLLYIASRIAVINAEPGVYTKEALINQGILDDLAISLDEINQSLEYCNLQAMELLSTFPIQGRKR
- the glnD gene encoding [protein-PII] uridylyltransferase, whose product is MSDSDISPQFSSKMSITDYKKVIQDADNYFNKNFTHVAIDEIVKLRADFFDSLLLHLWECAKLTGENLSLNAIGGYGRQTLHLHSDIDICVLFPEELSPHQTTQIGLFFTQLWDLGLELGHSVRALTEIDKACEDITIATSLFEIRHLTGPESHANQVLDRLYGDDLWSSEAFFKAKVSEQEERHLKAQGSAFSLEPNLKNSPGGMRDIQTLIWVTRKYFAAEDMAALRRFGFFTADEYAELLESQHFIWRARWALHAAAQRSENRLLISLQSDVARLMGFGDSSHLTIEKMMRQLYRAMRRISELNQMLLQYFKDEILEQTDRKSTPLNQHFEINGRLINARHDDVFVDRKQLIALFIHIAENANDIDGITPQTIRLIRQVRRRLLGDLQDFHSCRKEFISLFRHPQGMGLALSLMHKHGILASYLPQWREIVGQMQFDLYHVYPVDEHTHKLLKNLYSLNNKPEIPSLVQPSTVYKAIENKEVLLLAALFHDLGKGRGGDHSELGAVDALQFAKFHELKPSQAKVIVWLVKNHLLLSLSSQRLDIYDPSEVKNLAKTIGTKARLDALYCLTVADIKATNDDLWTNWKATLLRDLYLSISYALRNGLENVLEQRTIVREHKNEALELMGMSETTDDIKQLWKRLPLSFFSNAQPRDIARYSKAMMKYPTEHALILLDESSTKGSSDLFVYMKDKPGLFVTLFNTLASLQISVQQANISRTKDGYVVESLKILDYDHHPIRTAGRRDRIKKRLKQVLFENRKVPKQRLNSNIGSFVSEAKVEFLHSRKKDRTLISVTALDNPQFMSHFCNGFRLFELNIHSAKITTVGEQVDNVFLVSDKNGQALDDESKQALKSFFVDIIKEQAPV
- a CDS encoding FG-GAP repeat protein translates to MLNIKKYSDVLLFILLLMTSLWHFSLNAEPTLQGQLANGATKSFANFGTSVAVTESFILVGTPGKQNDQGEACIFLRNQSTWTMTSCLSPISGTQKAIKQFGRAVAISDQSVIVSAELQGGQTGAVYIFNYENGNWSQQGEMTKPGTTSNDFFGQSVSQYIGQSCGNCFARRLE